The genomic stretch TCTCTTCGCGTTTGCGTGCCGGAAGCAGTGAATGGGAGAAGCCCCGTATGTTTTATCAGATAGCTGATCGTAACTTGACCGGAACTGCATTATTGAATGACCATCAAGGGACTCTTTATCATATTAATGGAGTGGAGGCGGCCGGACATTGGCAGAATTTGATGATGACTTTGCGTACAAGTACAGATAATGGACAAACTTGGAGTAAACCTCGTATTATTGCTCCAGAACATACGAGACGCCATCAAGTGATAGCCGGAACCTCTATTACAAAGGAAGGCTGGTTTGTTCAGGCTTGTGATGCCGGACCAGGTGGAAGAGACGGGGCGGCTGTTCATATCAGTAAGGATAAAGGAAAAACTTGGACGGATCCATGGGATGGAGCATCTTTGCCTGATTTTAAAGAAGGGGGTACAGGTACCACTATCGCTGGAATCCATGCCGGAGTGGTGCAATTGAAGGATGGCAGATTGATGGCATTGGGGCGTAATAATAGTATTCGTGATAAAGAAGGACATCTACGTATGCCCATGAGTGTGTCTGATGATATGGGTAGGACTTGGCATTATTCTGCTTCGGAATTTCCACCCATTGATGGAGGACAACGGTTGGTATTGATGCGTTTGAATGAAGGTCCTATTTTGCTGATTTCTTTTACTGAACATCCTTATCGTACTCCGAAGGAGGAGCGTGGAATGATGTTTACTGATCAATCAGGAAAGTCTTTTAAAGGATATGGCATGTATGCTGCTTTGTCATACGATGAAGGTAAGACTTGGCCTGTAAAACGTTTGTTGACTGACGGTACTTATCGTTTTCTTAATGGTGGGGCTTGGACTCAGTTTTTTGAAATGGATGAGAGTCATGCCGAACCTCGTGGTTATTTGGCTGGAACACAAACACCCGATAATATGATCCATTTGATAACAAGTCGCTTCTATTATAAATTTAATTTAGCTTGGTTGAAAGAAAACGAAAGTATTATATCTCCTCAATCTTTGTCTGAGTAAAGGGCGTAGAACGCATATATCCAACACTTTGTATTGTTTTTCTTTTGTTTTCTAGTCGTATTATTTGTTATAAATGAAAATAATCGAAATAGAATAAAGCAAAATAATGCAAAATGATTTTTGTTTTCCGAAAATATTTCTACTTTTGCAATGTGTGATTTAAGATACTATGATTATGGCGCACGTTTAAAGAGAACACAAAAAGAATTATTAAATCTAAAATGATTATTTGTTAACCCAGGAAAGTATGGAAAATGTTCAGAAAACAAGGCGTTTGTTTGCAAGCGCATACGGTTGCAAAGCCAGCCGTTCTTTTCTTATTTGGGGATTGTCGGCCGCAATGTCTATAAGTGTTATACCGATGATGGCTGAGATTTCTGTTGGTGAGAAAAACTATGGTACTCAAATTGTTAGCCAGACAAAGACTATAACCGGGACCATTATTGATGAAACAGGTGAACCTATGATTGGGGTGTCGGTTTTAGTTCAAGGGACTACTACAGGGGCAGTTACAGATTTGGATGGTAAATTTACATTGGAAGTTCCCACAAACGCTACATTGGTAGTTTCCTATATCGGATACAAGACTCAAAATGTAAAAGTCGGTAGCCAAAATACGTTTGCCATTAAGATGGAGAGTGATAATGAGGTGCTTGATGAAGTGGTAGTAATTGGTTATCAGACTATTAAACGTAAGGATTTGACTGGTTCTGTTGCTTCTGTTAGTGGTAAAACCGTGTCTGTTATGCCTGTTTCTAATGTAGCACAGGCTATGCAAGGTAAACTTCCTGGTGTGAACATTACCTCACAAGATGGACGTCCTGATGCAGCGATTTCTATTCGTGTGCGAGGAGGAGGTTCCATTTCGCAAAGTAATGAACCTTTGATTTTAGTAGATGGTGTAACTGTGAATTCTTTAAATGATATTCCGTCTGATCAAGTGGAAAGTATTGATGTGCTGAAAGATGCTTCTTCTACAGCTATCTATGGTGCGCGTGGTGCCAATGGTGTGATTCTTGTGACTACAAAGGGAGCGAAAGAAGGAAAGGTTTCGGTTTCTTATAATGGCTATGTTAAATTCAATACTCCGACTAAATACTTGGAAACATTAGATCCTTATGATTATTTGTCATTTGTTTGGGGAAATGCTGCCGCCAGTGGCGATGCATATCGTTTGCCATTTGAAAAATTATATGGTATTGGTGATTATTTGGGTAGTAATACAGGAGGTATAGAAAGCTATCGTAACACCAAGAATTATAACATCCAAAAAGATGTGTATAATAGTTCTGTATCCCATAATCATGATTTGTCTGTTAGTGGAGGTACTGAAAAAACAAAAGTCTTGTTTGCGATGAACTATATGGATGAGCAAGGTATGAAACTTAACTCTTATGCAAAGCGTGGAGGTGTTTCGTTGAAGATTAATCAGAAATTACGTGATAATTTAGATATTAATCTGGATACTCGTTATAGTGATATGCGTACTATGGGAGATGAAGGAACAACTAATGGTTCCGGCTCATTGCTTTCATCTTCTTATCGTTTTCGTCCGATTGCTACTCGTGATATTTTGGGGGACTTGAATGCTTTGCGTGAAGGGAATATGGAGATGTATGGTCGTCAGTCTACCTGGGATACTTATAGTCCTGTGGCTCGTATCGGAGATTATGATCCACTATATATTAAACAAAGACTTCGTGGTACTTTATCTTTAAATTGGAGATTGTTTGATGGCTTTGCTTATCATACTGACTTTACTTTAAACCAATCATGGGAACAAGATAAGATTTGGGGGGGAGCTATTTATAATAATTATTTGGATGACGAAACAGGAGCCAAACTATATGCGGGAAATGTGGAATATACAAAGCGTGACAGTTGGGGACTGCGTTGGACGAATACAATCAGTTATGACTTCAATTTTTTACCTAAACAGCATCGTTTGAATATTCTGTTGGGACATGAAGTTACAGACTCCGGAGGTAGTAAAATGTCAATTTCAGCTAGTCACTTTCCCTCTAATTTTACAAAGGATAATGCATTTGCCATGATTAACCAATATGATGCAGATCATGGAACAAGTAAATTTTCTTCTGGAGTAGATATTCCCGGACGTATTCTCTCATTCTTTGGTCGTGCTAATTATACATTGATGGATCGTTATTTGTTTACTGTGACATTCCGTGCCGATGGCTCTTCTAAGTTTTCCCCCGAACACCGTTGGGGATATTTTCCTGCTGCGGCTTTTGGATGGCGCCTTTCTGAAGAAACTTTCATGGAAGGGACGAAAGACTGGTTAGATAACTTGAAAGTCCGCTTGTCTTATGGTACGGTAGGTAATGATGGTATCAGCTCAGATTTATGGTCACAAACGTGGACTTCTGAAACAGATTTACGATATCAATATATACTGAATAACCAGTATTCATCTTCTTATGACCTTTCAACGGAACAAATGGCAAATAAAAATCTAAAATGGGAAACAACTATTACACGTAATTTTGGTTTCGATTTCGGATTTTTAAAGAACCGTTTGTGGGGATCTTTGGATTTATATTGGAATACAACAAAGGATTTGCTGATGTTGACTTCGCTTCCGGGGATTACCGGATTCACATCTACGTATGATAACATTGGTCAGACTAGTAATAAGGGAATTGAGTTTTCTTTGTCAGGTGTGATTTTTGAAAATAAAGATTGGAATATTACGGCTGGTATGAATATAAATTTCAATAAGGGTAAGGTCGATAAGTTGGCAGAAAATGTAACAGGTTTATATGGCTCTAGTTGGTGTGGCAGTAGCAGTTTCCCGGGTGAGGATTATATTTTACAGGAAGGCAAACCTGTGGGTATGGTCAGAGGTTTTATATATGATGGCTTTTATACTACAGATGACTTTAATTATGTAAACGGACAATATATATTGAAAGAGGGCGTGGCAGATTTAGGTTCTTTTATTAATCCTGTACATGGGGTGGACCGTCCGTCCGGACAAAATGCCTATCCGGGTCTTCCGAAATTTAGGGATATGGATAATAGTGGCAGCATTGATGAGAAAGATGTTACCATTATTGGTGATATGAATCCTGTTCATACAGGTGGTTTCAATATCAATACAACTTATAAAAATTTTGATTTAGGATTGTATTTTAATTGGAGTTATGGTAATGATGTGTATAATGTGAATAAAATCGCTTCCTTGTACGGCGCAAAAGAAAAGGGAGTATATGAGAATAAACTTGGTTTTATGAAAGACTCCTATAAGATTTATGACGTGGTAGATGGGAAATTAGTTCGTCTCACTACTCCTGAGCAATTAAATGCAGCTAATGTAAATGCTAATTTACCATTACCTTATAGTGAAAATGGGGTTACTTCCAGTATTGCTATTGAAGATGGTTCTTATTTGCGTCTGAACACGTTGACATTGGGGTATTCATTGCCCGATAAGGTTTTGCATAAGGCTGGTTTGAGTAAATTGCGTATTTATGGAACAATCTATAATTTGTTTACCTTAACCGGTTACTCAGGTCTGGATCCTGAAGTTAGTGCTAATACCTCTCAGAATAAGGCGAAATACCCTACAGTAGGATTGGACTGGGGTACTTATCCTAGAGCACGTTCGTTTGTGGTTGGTTTAAATCTTGCTTTCTAATCAAAAAAACAAATCATTAAATTAATTATTATGAATAAATTAGCAACATATATATCTGCATTGGCACTATGCTGTTCCTTTGCTCAATGTAGTGATTATCTGAATACTTCTTCACCGGAGAACACTGGAGATGAGTTTGTAACCTCTTCTACTTCCGAAACTTTTAAAATCCTGTCTTGGTGTTATGCTAATTATCGGCAGAATTGTATTATGGGAGCTTATCGTTGGAATGATCCCATTGGCTCAGACTCTGAAATATATCCGGAAATAGGCTCTTTAAATAATGCCAACGCTAGACTATTACCGGAATTGTTAAGTGTAAATGCTGGTGGTTCAGGCTTCAACGGGCTTTATACTACGATTGCACGTGCATCTAAGGTAGCGGAATTGGTAGCTGATAAACCTGCATTTCAAGATGCTGTGGCAGCAGGAAAAGTAAATGATTGGACTCAACTTTATGGTGAGGCTTTAACAATGAAGGCTTTCTGCTATTTCGATTTGGTAAAACATTATGGTGATGTACCTTATGGATATGAAAATAACAATGTGGAAGATTATTCATTGACTTCCCGTTTTGAAATTTATGATAATCTTATTGAGATATTGAAGGAGGCAGAAGCATTGATGTATCCACTGGGAGAAGGTGGCATTACTGCTGAACGTTTTTCCAAGGGGTTTGCTGACGCGTTGTTAGGACAGATAGCTCTTTATTCCGGTGGATATCAGACAATTCGTACAGATGTGCCCGGTTTGTATGGTGACGTACAGTTTACGACAAAAGGAAAAGAAGAACTAGGATGTGTCTATGCTCGGCGCAATGATTATCTAGATTATTATAAGATTGCCGAGAAGTATTTTCAGGCTGCTTTGAATAATAAAGGGACGGCTGCTTTAGTTACGGTTGATGACCGGAGTTATGCGAATAACCCGTTTCAGCGTCATTTTCAATATACTCATGATCTGGCTCTGAGCCCAGAATCTATTTTTGAAGTAGGTAATATACAAGGGGGACAAAGTGGGCAGACTACTACCAGTGAATATTCTTATGCTTTTGGACGTCCGTCCAGTGGTGGTAGTAATCAGGCTGCGCCTTGCAAGTCGTTTGGGGCGTTACGTATTATTCCCTCTTTCTATTATGGTGAGTTTGAAGCAGGTGATATGCGTAGAGATGCTAGTGTGACTGTTACTGGTAGTAAAGGTGATGGCAATGAAGCTCTGTTGTCTTTTACTCCGGGTAGCAAGTTGGATGGGGGAATTGCTATTAATAAATGGGATGAGAATCGTATGAATCCTCCTTATACTACATCTCAACGTACTTCGGGAATGAATTGGCCGGTGTTGAGGCTTGCTGATCTTATTTTGATGCAAGCGGAGGTCAAAGCGGAATTGGGAGCGGAAGGAGAAGCAATCCAATTACTTAACCAAATCCGTCAACGTGCATTTGGGAATTCTGAACATGCTATTTCAGCTTCAGGTGAGGCTTTGAAGGAAGCTATTTTGCAAGAACGCAAATTAGAACTTCTAGGTGAAGGGACTCGTCGCTGGGATTTGATTCGTTCTGGTAAGTTTGTGGAAAAAGCTTTAGCTGTTCGTGCAGAAATGACGGAGATGGTTAATGATTTGCAAACAAAAGGATATCATGAATTTGCTAATGGTAATGTGATTTCGAATTATGTATATACTAAGAAAGTGTATTTAAGTTCACCGCTGACTTTTGATCCAGATGAGTCGAATCCGGCTCTGTATCCGGGATGGAGAGGTCAATATGATTATAGCACTACTCCGGTAAAAGTTACTGGGACAGACCATAATCTGGCTATTGAGGGGCTGTTTAATTATATAGATCCCGATGGTGCTGAAGCAAAGAGATTGCTTGACGAGGGTTATACACAGGATGATTGGGGAGTGACATTGGTGAAATATGCTGATCATTATACAAATAGCAATTTGTTGCCGGGAGTAAAAGAAGGTAATGTTCCTCCCAGATATTATTGGCCTATTCCATTTGAAACGCTGAGCAAGTCTAAAGGCAAAATAACGAACGGATATGGCTTGGCACAAGAATAAAGAGTATATATGAAAAACATTTTATCTATTTGCACATTTTTATTGGCCTTTGGGACGCTTCCTTTATGGGGGCAGTCCCAAGACCCTTTGAATGAGGATCAGACTACAGTACGCATTCTTGAGGGGGATAATTCAGACCCTTCTATTGTCCGTTATGGAAAATCTTATTATCTGGTTCATTCTTCCTTTGTTTATACCCCGGGACTGGTAGTTTACAAATCGGATGATTTAGTAAACTGGACTCCGTGTTCCACAGCTTTGACTACTTTTACAGGAGATATCTGGGCTCCGGATATTGTGGTTCATAACAATCGTTTTTATATCTATTTCCCGACCTTGAATGGAAAAGGGAGAAAGACCAATATGGTAACTTGGGCTGATAGTCCGGAAGGTCCGTGGAGCACTCCGATAGATTTGAAAATAGGAGGTATTGATCCGGAGCATGTGGTTAGTGAGGATGGAAAACGTTATCTGTTGCTCAGTTCCGGTGCTTTATATCCGTTGTCGGATGACGGATGCTCTATTACAGGAGAACCGGTCAGAATTTATAAGGAATGGGAAATACCGGAGGAATGGGATATAGAAGGAGTTTCCATGGAAGGTCTGAATGTGAAAAAAGTAGGAGAGTACTATTATTTATTTGCGGCCGAAGGGGGGACGGCAGGTCCTCCCACCAGTCAC from Phocaeicola dorei encodes the following:
- a CDS encoding RagB/SusD family nutrient uptake outer membrane protein: MNKLATYISALALCCSFAQCSDYLNTSSPENTGDEFVTSSTSETFKILSWCYANYRQNCIMGAYRWNDPIGSDSEIYPEIGSLNNANARLLPELLSVNAGGSGFNGLYTTIARASKVAELVADKPAFQDAVAAGKVNDWTQLYGEALTMKAFCYFDLVKHYGDVPYGYENNNVEDYSLTSRFEIYDNLIEILKEAEALMYPLGEGGITAERFSKGFADALLGQIALYSGGYQTIRTDVPGLYGDVQFTTKGKEELGCVYARRNDYLDYYKIAEKYFQAALNNKGTAALVTVDDRSYANNPFQRHFQYTHDLALSPESIFEVGNIQGGQSGQTTTSEYSYAFGRPSSGGSNQAAPCKSFGALRIIPSFYYGEFEAGDMRRDASVTVTGSKGDGNEALLSFTPGSKLDGGIAINKWDENRMNPPYTTSQRTSGMNWPVLRLADLILMQAEVKAELGAEGEAIQLLNQIRQRAFGNSEHAISASGEALKEAILQERKLELLGEGTRRWDLIRSGKFVEKALAVRAEMTEMVNDLQTKGYHEFANGNVISNYVYTKKVYLSSPLTFDPDESNPALYPGWRGQYDYSTTPVKVTGTDHNLAIEGLFNYIDPDGAEAKRLLDEGYTQDDWGVTLVKYADHYTNSNLLPGVKEGNVPPRYYWPIPFETLSKSKGKITNGYGLAQE
- a CDS encoding SusC/RagA family TonB-linked outer membrane protein, which translates into the protein MENVQKTRRLFASAYGCKASRSFLIWGLSAAMSISVIPMMAEISVGEKNYGTQIVSQTKTITGTIIDETGEPMIGVSVLVQGTTTGAVTDLDGKFTLEVPTNATLVVSYIGYKTQNVKVGSQNTFAIKMESDNEVLDEVVVIGYQTIKRKDLTGSVASVSGKTVSVMPVSNVAQAMQGKLPGVNITSQDGRPDAAISIRVRGGGSISQSNEPLILVDGVTVNSLNDIPSDQVESIDVLKDASSTAIYGARGANGVILVTTKGAKEGKVSVSYNGYVKFNTPTKYLETLDPYDYLSFVWGNAAASGDAYRLPFEKLYGIGDYLGSNTGGIESYRNTKNYNIQKDVYNSSVSHNHDLSVSGGTEKTKVLFAMNYMDEQGMKLNSYAKRGGVSLKINQKLRDNLDINLDTRYSDMRTMGDEGTTNGSGSLLSSSYRFRPIATRDILGDLNALREGNMEMYGRQSTWDTYSPVARIGDYDPLYIKQRLRGTLSLNWRLFDGFAYHTDFTLNQSWEQDKIWGGAIYNNYLDDETGAKLYAGNVEYTKRDSWGLRWTNTISYDFNFLPKQHRLNILLGHEVTDSGGSKMSISASHFPSNFTKDNAFAMINQYDADHGTSKFSSGVDIPGRILSFFGRANYTLMDRYLFTVTFRADGSSKFSPEHRWGYFPAAAFGWRLSEETFMEGTKDWLDNLKVRLSYGTVGNDGISSDLWSQTWTSETDLRYQYILNNQYSSSYDLSTEQMANKNLKWETTITRNFGFDFGFLKNRLWGSLDLYWNTTKDLLMLTSLPGITGFTSTYDNIGQTSNKGIEFSLSGVIFENKDWNITAGMNINFNKGKVDKLAENVTGLYGSSWCGSSSFPGEDYILQEGKPVGMVRGFIYDGFYTTDDFNYVNGQYILKEGVADLGSFINPVHGVDRPSGQNAYPGLPKFRDMDNSGSIDEKDVTIIGDMNPVHTGGFNINTTYKNFDLGLYFNWSYGNDVYNVNKIASLYGAKEKGVYENKLGFMKDSYKIYDVVDGKLVRLTTPEQLNAANVNANLPLPYSENGVTSSIAIEDGSYLRLNTLTLGYSLPDKVLHKAGLSKLRIYGTIYNLFTLTGYSGLDPEVSANTSQNKAKYPTVGLDWGTYPRARSFVVGLNLAF
- a CDS encoding SUMF1/EgtB/PvdO family nonheme iron enzyme, giving the protein MKLKVLVSTIVSIMIWPASITAQSELIPMIEIPAGNFYMGTLGGDENYDEAPMHKVHISKPFKMGLTEVTNAQYELFCPEHKSLRGKNGFSSEDDEAVVFVTYQDAVAFCDWLTRKEGKTYRLPTEAEWEYACKAGRYWNFYMDDKLPAAWQKNQVITATLKPLPLRVAQTPPNDWGLYDMCGNVEEWCLDWYGPYIDKEQTDPVGYSDGIARVTRGGSHNTPVKYLRSANRMAMLPEDKHAMTGFRVVQAEYPQTAPLSQPKDEYVVSQIKWDWASQYVTEPVFTAPLVYVHEPDAHSGTPFFKHNHQPALTWCDNGDLLAVWFSTNEEKGREMVVLSSRLRAGSSEWEKPRMFYQIADRNLTGTALLNDHQGTLYHINGVEAAGHWQNLMMTLRTSTDNGQTWSKPRIIAPEHTRRHQVIAGTSITKEGWFVQACDAGPGGRDGAAVHISKDKGKTWTDPWDGASLPDFKEGGTGTTIAGIHAGVVQLKDGRLMALGRNNSIRDKEGHLRMPMSVSDDMGRTWHYSASEFPPIDGGQRLVLMRLNEGPILLISFTEHPYRTPKEERGMMFTDQSGKSFKGYGMYAALSYDEGKTWPVKRLLTDGTYRFLNGGAWTQFFEMDESHAEPRGYLAGTQTPDNMIHLITSRFYYKFNLAWLKENESIISPQSLSE